One stretch of Podospora bellae-mahoneyi strain CBS 112042 chromosome 2, whole genome shotgun sequence DNA includes these proteins:
- a CDS encoding hypothetical protein (COG:H; EggNog:ENOG503NZCU) yields the protein MVVTYRNNQLVPAIVISACLWGIYHLVDVKIPNESYHTVILPDWRTPPSQVGHDVDLDPHSHPTTTAWSPPPPAVQTPEPTKSPNGKPKDSTLAPEDVLLIMKTGYTSLWKRLLIHLTTSLSPDRIPQSNSAIYSDAPSTIGTFNIIDALENTTHTLKSNHPDFEIYRQQPLYDSHNAYVEAAGIEGDNFGPAGGWIIDKYKFVPLMQHAGRNYPNAKWYIYMEDDTYLFLTNILAYLSKYDWRKSHYLGSFAGKSDVIFAHGGAGFVISRGAWERSFGQNDKMAADYEEYTAAHCCGDQVLGHALNKYGVKFGENNGDERFTWGFNPVVHWRFGFEKWNWCESLLSWHKVHSRDVARYHQLEQEWDFEKDGPIRHGDFAERVILPELRARNNRAEWWDNMSGMWQVSSGNKNDPPGPEGKGYDEGKWKKAWESVGDCEEACKSWRDCVQWSWVEDLCKMDNKLMMGQGYAPAMTERKTALKRTSGWLTDRLEGWKCA from the coding sequence ATGGTTGTGACATACAGGAATAACCAGCTGGTGCCAGCTATCGTGATATCAGCGTGCCTTTGGGGTATCTATCATCTTGTCGATGTCAAAATTCCAAACGAAAGCTATCATACCGTCATACTTCCAGACTGGAGAACGCCACCATCACAAGTCGGTCATGATGTCGACCTTGATCCCCATTCAcatccaaccaccacggcatggtcaccaccaccaccagcagtTCAAACCCCTGAACCGACAAAGAGCCCAAATGGCAAGCCCAAAGACAGTACCCTGGCACCAGAAGACGTCCTCTTGATCATGAAAACGGGCTACACGTCTCTTTGGAAACGTCTTCTaatccacctcaccacctccctctccccagacCGCATCCCCCAATCCAACTCGGCCATCTACTCCGacgccccctccaccatcggcaccttcaacatcatAGACGCCCTAGAAAACACCACTCACACCCTCAAATCAAACCATCCCGACTTCGAAATCTATCGCCAACAACCGCTCTACGACAGCCACAACGCCTACGTCGAAGCAGCGGGTATAGAAGGCGACAACTTTGGCCCCGCGGGTGGTTGGATCATCGACAAGTACAAGTTCGTCCCGTTGATGCAACACGCTGGGAGGAACTACCCCAACGCGAAGTGGTATATCTACATGGAAGACGACACTTATCTCTTCCTCACTAACATCCTTGCCTACCTGTCCAAGTATGACTGGAGGAAGTCGCATTACCTGGGCAGCTTCGCCGGGAAGTCGGACGTGATTTTCGCCCATGGCGGTGCGGGCTTTGTCATCTCCCGCGGAGCGTGGGAGAGGTCCTTTGGGCAAAACGACAAGATGGCCGCGGATTACGAAGAATACACGGCCGCCCACTGCTGCGGTGATCAAGTCCTCGGTCACGCGCTCAACAAATACGGGGTCAAATTCGGGGAGAATAATGGAGACGAAAGGTTCACCTGGGGCTTCAACCCTGTTGTGCACTGGCGATTTGGATTTGAGAAGTGGAATTGGTGCGAGTCGTTGCTGAGCTGGCATAAAGTCCATTCAAGAGATGTGGCGAGATATCACCAGTTGGAACAGGAGTGGGATTTTGAGAAAGACGGGCCGATCAGGCATGGGGACTTTGCGGAACGGGTCATCCTTCCTGAGTTGAGGGCACGGAATAATAGGGCGGAGTGGTGGGACAATATGTCGGGGATGTGGCAGGTTAGTTCGGGGAATAAGAATGATCCTCCTGGGccggaggggaaggggtatgATGAggggaagtggaagaaggctTGGGAGTCGGTGGGGGATTGTGAGGAGGCTTGCAAGTCGTGGAGGGATTGTGTTCAGTGGAGCTGGGTGGAGGATTTGTGTAAGATGGATAAtaagttgatgatggggcaGGGGTATGCGCCGGCTATGACGGAGAGGAAGACGGCGTTAAAGAGGACTAGCGGGTGGTTGACGGATAGATTGGAGGGCTGGAAATGTGCATAG
- a CDS encoding hypothetical protein (CAZy:AA9; COG:G; EggNog:ENOG503PAYW) — MTPLSTVALVVGLASLVSGHGFLKSITVDGKNYLAWQVGQDNYVNPPPVRYARQLANNGPVPDFTTNDITCGAGGNIPAQGIIELKAGDKVTFNWDQWGSSHSGPVFTYLAKCANNDCKTFKGDTGNVWVKIEQLSYNPQGHPPWASDLLREQGAKWSVTIPPKLAPGEYLLRHEILGLHVAGTRMGAQFYPSCTQIRVTQGGTTQLPAGIALPGAYKPEDPGILAELWRIQQGQTQYVAPGGPVWSEAAPNANRAGP, encoded by the exons ATGACACCTCTTTCAACTGTGGCCCTGGTCGTTGGCCTTGCAAGCCTTGTATCAGGACATGGCTTCCTGAAGAGCATCACCGTGGACGGAAAGAACTATCTCGCGTGGCAGGTTGGACAGGACAACTACGTgaaccctcctcctgtcCGCTATGCACGACAACTTGCCAACAATGGACCGGTGCCTGATTTTACGACGAATGATATCAC GTGTGGTGCTGGTGGAAACATTCCAGCTCAGGGCATCATCGAGCTCAAGGCTGGTGACAAAGT AACTTTCAACTGGGATCAATGGGGATCTTCCCACAGTGGCCCCGTATTCAC TTACCTCGCCAAATGTGCCAACAACGATTGCAAGACTTTCAAAGGCGACACCGGCAACGTCTGGGTCAAGATCGAGCAGCTCTCCTACAACCCGCAAGGTCATCCGCCCTGGGCCTCTGACCTCCTTCGCGAACAAGGCGCCAAGTGGTCCGTCACTATCCCACCGAAGCTAGCTCCGGGTGAATATCTTCTTCGTCACGAGATTCTGGGCCTGCACGTTGCAGGGACGAGGATGGGCGCGCAGTTCTATCCAAGCTGCACTCAGATTCGGGTGACGCAAGGTGGGACGACGCAATTGCCTGCAGGAATTGCTCTGCCGGGTGCTTACAAGCCTGAGGACCCTGGT ATCTTGGCTGAGCTGTGGAGGATTCAGCAGGGGCAGACACAATATGTGGCTCCTGGTGGGCCGGTTTGGAGTGAGGCTGCGCCGAATGCCAATCGGGCTGGGCCTTGA
- a CDS encoding hypothetical protein (COG:C; EggNog:ENOG503NYXQ), protein MSRSLLQPALACNTASCMPRPYQRSRPVERASRPPLTAVARVFDFAPVRAGNGSTAVISQKAWHSTRTAGSDRPSSASLSLALPKAQPLQLVRHASVLSGIPAKPSARSPMAAYSTEATAVLPPTTPYSKLTVGVPREIYPNERRVALTPQNVALLLKKGFSQVLVEKGAGAEADFPDDAYAAAGATLVDDASAVWKGSDVVLKVRGPSAEEVDLTREDQTLISFLQPAQNKALVEKLAARKATSFAMDLIPRISRAQVFDALSSMANIAGYKAVLEASNNFGRFLTGQVTAAGKIPPCKVLVIGAGVAGLSAIATARRLGAIVRGFDTRPAAREQVQSLGAEFIEVEIEEDGSGAGGYAKEMSKEFIEAEMKLFTEQAREVDIIITTALIPGRPAPKLITKAMIEIMKPGSVIVDLAAEAGGNCEKTEPGKLITYKDVKIIGYTDFPSRLPTQSSTLYSNNITKFFLSMAPKDKEFGIDLKDEVVRGAIVTQEGHILPPAPRPAPPPAPAAASTAAKEAEVVALTPWQKATREVSLITGGMGSAVALGKFTTPLFMGNAFTFALASLIGYRVVWNVAPALHSPLMSVTNAISGMVGVGGLFILGGGYLPETIPQVFGAASVLLAFVNIGGGFVITKRMLDMFRRATDPPEYPWLYGIPALVFGGGFIAAASSGAAGLVQAGYLVSSILCITSISGLASQATARMGNMLGILGVVSGVLASLLAVGFTPEVLTQFGGLATIGTILGFLIGKRITPTDLPQTVAALHSVVGLAAVLTSIGSVMADVTDLSMLHMVTGYLGVLIGGITFTGSIVAFMKLAGKMSSKPLRLPGRHAVNAGLLSANVVTMGTFVTMAPGAPLIAAGALAANTVLSFIKGYTTTAAIGGADMPVVITVLNAYSGFALVAEGFMLNNPLLTTVGALIGVSGSILSYVMCVAMNRSLVNVLFGGISAPTTSDYKIEGSVTQTNVEETADALTNAESVIIVVGYGMAVAKAQYAISDITQMLRSKGIKVRFAIHPVAGRMPGQCNVLLAEASVPYDIVLEMDEINDDFGETDVTLVIGANDTVNPIALEPGSPIAGMPVLHAWKSKQVIVMKRGLASGYADVPNPMFYMPGTRMLFGDARVTTEAIKAAIETRFK, encoded by the exons ATGTCGAGGTCCTTGCTCCAGCCGGCGCTGGCTTGCAACACCGCGTCTTGCATGCCTCGTCCCTACCAACGCTCGCGCCCCGTTGAACGCGCCTCTAGGCCGCCATTGACAGCAGTAGCTCGTGTTTTCG ACTTCGCCCCAGTCCGCGCTGGCAATGGCAGCACCGCCGTGATCTCACAAAAGGCGTGGCACAGCACGAGAACTGCCGGAAGTGATCGGCCGAGTTCGGCCTCGTTGAGTCTTGCTCTCCCGAAGGCTCAACCGCTCCAGCTCGTCCGCCATGCCTCCGTTTTGTCCGGCATCCCGGCTAAGCCGTCGGCAAGGAGCCCAATGGCAGCGTACTCCACCGAGGCAACGGCAGTTCTGCCGCCGACCACCCCGTACTCCAAGCTGACTGTGGGAGTGCCCCGCGAAATATACCCAAACGAGCGCCGTGTGGCTCTCACCCCTCAGAATGTTGCTCTCCTGCTCAAGAAGGGCTTCTCCCAGGTTCTTGTTGAGAAAGGTGCTGGTGCCGAAGCAGATTTCCCGGACGATGCCtatgccgccgccggtgctACCTTGGTTGACGATGCTTCTGCTGTCTGGAAAGGTTCAGACGTTGTGCTCAAGGTCCGAGGGCCAagtgcggaggaggtggatctGACACGAGAAGACCAGACCCTTATCAGCTTCCTTCAACCGGCCCAGAACAAGGCACTCGTGGAGAAACTCGCGGCTCGCAAAGCCACCTCATTCGCTATGGATCTTATTCCCCGTATTTCTCGAGCTCAGGTCTTTGACGCCCTCAGCAGCATGGCCAACATTGCTGGGTACAAGGCGGTGCTCGAAGCATCCAACAACTTTGGTCGTTTCTTAACTGGTCAGGTCACTGCTGCTGGTAAAATCCCGCCCTGTAAGGTTCTCGTCATTGGTGccggtgttgctggcttGAGCGCAATTGCAACTGCAAGGAGACTCGGTGCAATCGTTCGTGGATTCGACACTCGGCCTGCTGCAAGAGAACAGGTTCAGTCGCTTGGCGCCGAGTTCATCGAAGTTGAGATCGAAGAAGATGGCTCTGGTGCAGGCGGTTACGCCAAAGAGATGTCGAAAGAGTTcatcgaggccgagatgaaGCTTTTTACCGAACAAGCCCGTGAAGtggacatcatcatcaccaccgccctgaTTCCTGGAAGACCTGCGCCCAAACTCATCACCAAAGCCATGATTGAGATCATGAAGCCTGGATCTGTTATTGTCgatcttgctgctgaggctggtGGAAACTGCGAAAAGACCGAACCCGGAAAGCTGATTACCTACAAGGATGTCAAGATCATTG GTTACACCGACTTCCCCTCTAGGCTACCGACCCAATCTTCAACTCTGTACTCGAACAATATCACCAAATTCTTCCTGTCCATGGCACCGAAGGATAAGGAATTTGGCATCGATCTGAAAGACGAAGTCGTACGCGGCGCTATTGTGACACAAGAAGGCCATATTCTCCCGCCAGCACCCCGACCAGCACCTCCCCCTGCTCCCGCCGCTGCCTCGACTGCCGCAAAAGAAGCCGAAGTCGTAGCACTTACACCATGGCAAAAGGCAACTCGTGAGGTTTCTCTGATCACTGGTGGTATGGGCTCGGCTGTCGCATTGGGCAAGTTCACTACTCCCTTGTTTATGGGCAACGCCTTTACCTTTGCTTTGGCCTCTCTCATCGGATACCGTGTTGTCTGGAACGTCGCTCCTGCCTTGCATTCACCTCTCATGAGTGTGACCAACGCCATCTCTGGAAtggtcggtgttggtggtttgttcaTTCTCGGTGGAGGATACTTGCCTGAAACGATCCCTCAAGTCTTTGGTGCCGCCTCTGTCCTGCTCGCTTTCGTCAacattggtggtgggttcGTCATCACAAAGCGCATGCTCGACATGTTCCGCCGTGCTACTGATCCTCCCGAGTACCCGTGGCTTTATGGAATCCCGGCCCTCGTGTTTGGAGGTGGCTTCATCGCTGCGGCCTCGAGCGGAGCTGCAGGCCTTGTTCAAGCTGGCTATCTTGTGAGCTCGATCCTTTGCATCACCTCTATTTCGGGTCTTGCATCGCAAGCAACTGCCCGTATGGGAAATATGCTGGGTATTTTGGGAGTCGTGTCCGGTGTTCTCGCTTCCTTGTTGGCAGTCGGCTTCACCCCTGAAGTTCTCACTCAGTTTGGTGGTCTTGCTACGATCGGAACAATCTTGGGCTTCCTCATCGGCAAGCGCATCACCCCTACCGATCTTCCTCAGACTGTCGCTGCCCTGCATTCCGTGGTCGGCCTTGCTGCCGTCTTGACCAGTATCGGAAGCGTTATGGCTGATGTCACTGACCTCTCGATGCTTCACATGGTAACTGGCTATCTTGGCGTCCTCATCGGCGGTATCACCTTCACCGGATCGATTGTTGCCTTCATGAAGCTTGCCGGTAAGATGTCCTCTAAGCCGCTTCGGCTGCCAGGTCGTCATGCCGTCAACGCCGGTCTACTCAGTGCGAATGTGGTCACCATGGGCACGTTTGTCACCATGGCTCCTGGCGCCCCTCTGATTGCCGCCGGTGCCCTTGCTGCCAACACCGTACTCTCGTTCATCAAGGGTTACACCACAACTGCAGCCATTGGTGGTGCCGATATGCCTGTGGTCATTACCGTCCTCAACGCATACAGCGGCTTTGCGCTGGTCGCCGAGGGCTTCATGCTGAACAACCCTCTCTTGACTACAGTTGGAGCACTCATTGGCGTCTCCGGTTCCATTCTTTCTTATGTCATGTGTGTTGCTATGAACCGTTCACTTGTCAACGTTCTGTTCGGAGGAATCTCGgcgcccaccaccagcgactACAAGATTGAAGGGAGTGTGACACAGACCAATGTCGAAGAGACAGCTGACGCCCTCACCAATGCCGAGTCCGTCATCATTGTTGTTGGGTATGGCATGGCTGTTGCCAAGGCGCAATATGCTATCTCGGATATCACCCAAATGCTTCGGTCCAAGGGCATCAAGGTCCGCTTCGCCATTCACCCCGTTGCTGGTCGCATGCCGGGCCAGTGCAACGTCTTGCTTGCTGAAGCCAGCGTTCCGTACGATATCGTGCTGGAAATGGATGAGATCAATGACGACTTTGGAGAGACGGATGTAACCCTTGTTATTGGTGCCAATGATACAGTCAACCCGATTGCCTTGGAGCCTGGTAGTCCGATTGCTGGAATGCCCGTCTTGCATGCGTGGAAGAGCAAGCAGGTGATTGTCATGAAGAGAGGGTTGGCTAGTGGATACG CTGATGTCCCGAACCCGATGTTCTACATGCCCGGTACGAGAATGCTGTTTGGCGATGCTCGTGTGACTACTGAAG CCATCAAGGCAGCTATCGAAACTCGCTTCAAATAA
- a CDS encoding hypothetical protein (EggNog:ENOG503P3TS; COG:C), giving the protein MSYLSRTLGNLRKIGFKEYWHQLNYIGDTKAGTLVGVDKFGNKFYENMDELPLRSRWVDYAKHDYDAGQIEPLWHAWISYSVDTPPNKDPITTATGIANRPWANTEHIPNRTFTRAAFKTYSTTKPKIQSWQPVAAPR; this is encoded by the exons ATGTCGTACCTCTCCAGAACCCTCGGCAATCTGCGCAAGATTGGCTTCAAG GAATACTGGCATCAACTCAAC TACATCG GTGACACCAAGGCCGGTACTCTTGTGGGTGTCGACAAGTTCGGCAACAAGTTCTACGAGAACATGGATGAACTTCCCC TCCGCTCCAGATGGGTTGACTATGCCAAGCACGACTACGATGC TGGCCAGATTGAGCCCTTGTGGCACGCCTGGATCTCCTACTCCGTCGACACTCCTCCCAACAAggaccccatcaccaccgccaccggcaTTGCCAACCGCCCTTGGGCCAACACCGAGCACATCCCTAACAGGACCTTTACTAGAGCTGCGTTCAAGACATATAGCAC AACAAAGCCCAAGATTCAGTCATGGCAGCCCGTGGCCGCCCCTAGGTAA
- the PGS1 gene encoding CDP-diacylglycerol--glycerol-3-phosphate 3-phosphatidyltransferase (EggNog:ENOG503NTXX; COG:I; BUSCO:EOG09261ICI): MDYQAISSLIFTLFRTAADITTFLLSSPQRFSAMLTRTASRCSTKLRAALRQPSLRVAKQPPQCRRFSMPTANATPGAQSAATSSAGMLSPFVSELDKIAPSFRINGSQIRVLQSPTEFYETLKDKIRNAERRIFLSTLYIGKSEKELITTLQEALRSKPNLKLSILTDALRGTREAPDPSCASLLAPLVEEFGPDRVEIRMYHTPNLTGFRKKHIPKRINEGWGLQHMKLYGFDDEIMMTGANLSNDYFTDRQDRYHLFSSRDITEYFSNLHDAVSSLSFRIDPSDAPSGFNMVWPKNNAAPSPLEDHKQFVRESTGLLAGLISPKTAPLTANDSTPLEKRDTSVYMLAQFSQLLSPDTSTELPAITHILNTLAAPQYSRSSWTFTAGYFNPAPSLTKLLLSTASQNNTVITASPYANGFYKSPGVSGLLPDAYTLLARRFVRAVHEKKLDSSTVMKEWRKGTVGEPGAWTYHAKGLWVTLPDNNGPSISLIGSSNYTKRSYSLDLEANALIVTENESLKKQLANEQNWLQENTTVVTREDYAKTERRVGLKVRIAMLIVRLVGGAL; the protein is encoded by the exons ATGGACTACCAAGCTATCAGCTCTTTGatcttcaccctcttccGAACCGCCGCCGATATCACCACCTTTCTTCTCTCCAGTCCCCAGCGCTTCTCGGCTATGCTGACCAGGACTGCCTCACGATGTTCGACTAAGCTTCGGGCTGCCCTCCGACAACCATCCCTCCGGGTTGctaaacaaccaccacaatgCCGGCGATTCTCGATGCCCACAGCAAACGCCACTCCCGGCGCGCAGTCCGCTGCCACTTCCAGTGCCGGAATGCTGTCCCCGTTTGTCAGCGAGCTTGATAAGATTGCCCCATCATTCAGGATCAACGGATCGCAAATTCGGGTTCTCCAATCGCCAACCGAGTTCTACGAAACCCTCAAG GACAAGATTCGCAATGCGGAAAGACGCATCTTCCTGTCGACACTGTACATTGGGAAGTCTGAGAAGGAACTG ATCACTACACTCCAAGAGGCGCTGCGCTCCAAGCCGAACCTCAAACTCAGCATCCTTACCGACGCCCTGAGAGGCACACGCGAAGCCCCTGATCCATCATGCGCATCACTTCTGGCCCCATTGGTCGAGGAATTCGGCCCAGATCGTGTTGAGATCCGCATGTACCACACACCGAATCTCACAGGATTCAGAAAGAAGCACATCCCGAAGAGAATAAACGAAGGATGGGGTCTACAACACATGAAGCTGTACGGCTTTGACGACGAGATCATGATGACCGGCGCCAACCTGTCCAACGACTACTTCACCGACAGGCAAGATCGCTATCACCTGTTTTCGTCCAGGGACATCACGGAATACTTTTCCAATTTGCATGATGCCGTATCGTCACTCAGCTTTCGCATCGACCCATCCGACGCCCCTTCCGGCTTCAACATGGTGTGGCCCAAGAACAACGCCGCCCCATCCCCTCTGGAAGATCACAAGCAGTTTGTCAGAGAATCAACAGGATTGCTGGCAGGTCTCATCTCACCCAAGACTGCGCCGCTGACCGCCAATGACTCCACGCCATTGGAAAAGCGGGATACATCTGTTTACATGCTCGCCCAGTTCTCGCAATTACTGTCGCCAGACACATCGACAGAACTCCCGGCCATCACGCATATTTTGAACACCCTTGCCGCCCCACAATACTCCAGGTCATCTTGGACATTTACCGCAGGATACTTTAACCCTGCCCCATCGCTGACCAAGCTCCTTCTGTCAACCGCATCGCAAAATAATACTGTTATTACAGCTTCACCGTATGCCAACGGCTTCTACAAGTCTCCCGGGGTCTCAGGACTGCTACCAGATGCGTACACACTGCTTGCCCGGCGCTTTGTGCGCGCAGTTCatgagaagaagctggactCATCTACGGTAATGAAAGAGTGGAGGAAGGGCACGGTTGGCGAGCCTGGAGCTTGGACGTACCACGCAAAGGGTTTGTGGGTGACTCTACCAGACAACAATGGTCCATCCATAAGTCTGATCGGTAGCTCCAACTACACTAAGAGAAGCTACTCGCTGGACCTGGAAGCCAACGCTCTCATCGTGACGGAGAATGAGAGTCTGAAGAAACAACTGGCCAACGAGCAAAATTGGCTGCAAGAAAATACCACGGTGGTCACCCGAGAGGACTATGCCAAGACTGAGCGCCGCGTCGGTCTCAAGGTGCGCATTGCGATGTTGATCGTGCGGCTTGTGGGAGGTGCCTTGTAA
- a CDS encoding hypothetical protein (EggNog:ENOG503NYRM; COG:M) yields MMSPKEKNDDFREPVVQGHPPSASRLLLNFLGCLLSLPIYYFSTVHSRYPVTLDIVITIALTELNRYIVEGRRQHFARSLHTPSFDQHLDEKKEWSGLHLEAQPCLPNADCMAAVVGWREDPSLYARALQSYKSAKTCTFFLAGIDGDEAEDQDMVNVFCRVFPENSTVIQIPEPLGEVAERIRAKTMALQRQNGIPVNEDEANAISMQACLDLARSILRQHDLTIGGPKGIKHLCLKQRHMHKKGIMFTAYVFALVISDILGIEYLWSSDSDTIVFPDSLEKTINTIASDLKAGGASSGLVVHNNRETAVTNLASAVYWGELYLTRSTPACTGTSDCQSGPSTAFRLSALPAILVPWYTQIAFGKRMIVNEDRHLTTNLLLRGWNVIFASDVLAATDTPTTMSRWLRQQVRWARATHIESLLRPKVYLVSHPLLFYGMVKREFGPALGALAVMWFFFTGHQLIEISVMDFVFRILISTMYNFVRNTHRLRLGDVRWIVPGVFFYYVPLPAVQIYSMLTMAADGWGTSMRASGDMERAKREGMRKAWFDLGFFVVWMGIVAGVVAKVLAIHWGLVWYEKMACIMVSMGMAMWGGWRVTIGASG; encoded by the coding sequence ATGATGTCACCAAAGGAGAAGAACGACGACTTCCGGGAGCCAGTGGTGCAAGGCCATCCCCCTTCAGCCTCTCGTTTACTTCTGAATTTTTTGGGTTGCCTATTATCCCTACCCATCTACTACTTCTCAACAGTCCACAGTCGCTACCCCGTAACGCTAGACATCGTCATCACTATCGCTCTCACAGAACTCAACCGTTATATCGTTGAAGGACGTCGACAACACTTTGCTCGTTCCCTACATACACCGAGCTTCGACCAACACTTGGACGAAAAGAAAGAATGGAGCGGTCTTCACTTGGAAGCTCAACCATGCCTCCCCAACGCGGACTGTATGGCGGCAGTTGTTGGCTGGCGAGAGGATCCATCGCTCTATGCCCGGGCACTTCAAAGCTACAAGTCAGCCAAGACATGTACCTTCTTCCTTGCAGGCATCGACGGCGACGAGGCAGAAGACCAAGACATGGTCAACGTCTTCTGCCGAGTCTTTCCCGAGAACTCCACCGTCATCCAGATCCCAGAGCCCTTGGGTGAGGTTGCTGAACGCATCCGCGCCAAAACCATGGCTCTCCAGCGTCAAAACGGAATTCCTGTCAACGAAGACGAAGCAAATGCCATTTCCATGCAAGCTTGTCTCGACCTAGCCCGATCGATCCTTCGACAACATGACCTGACCATTGGCGGTCCCAAGGGTATCAAACATCTCTGTCTGAAGCAACGCCATATGCACAAAAAGGGAATAATGTTCACAGCCTACGTCTTTGCACTTGTCATCTCAGacatcctcggcatcgagTACCTCTGGTCCTCCGACTCAGACACCATCGTCTTTCCAGATTCCTTAGAGAAAACAATCAACACCATCGCTTCCGACCTCAAAGCAGGCGGTGCCTCCTCCGGGCTTGTCGtccacaacaacagagaAACCGCAGTCACAAACCTCGCCTCAGCGGTCTACTGGGGCGAGCTCTACCTCACCcgctcaacaccagcttgCACCGGCACAAGTGACTGCCAGTCTGGTCCCAGCACCGCATTTCGTCTGTCTGCCCTTCCGGCGATCCTGGTGCCGTGGTATACGCAAATCGCCTTTGGCAAGCGGATGATTGTCAACGAAGACAGACATCTCACCACTAATTTACTACTCAGAGGATGGAACGTCATCTTTGCCTCCGATGTCCTGGCTGCAACAGACACCCCTACCACAATGTCTCGATGGTTGAGACAACAAGTCCGCTGGGCGAGGGCAACACATATCGAGTCGCTTCTCAGGCCAAAGGTCTATCTCGTCAGTCATCCGCTTCTGTTCTACGGGATGGTGAAGCGGGAGTTTGGACCGGCGCTCGGAGCGTTGGCGGTGATGTGGTTCTTTTTCACTGGGCACCAGTTGATTGAGATATCGGTTATGGACTTTGTCTTTCGGATCTTGATTAGCACCATGTATAATTTTGTGAGGAACACGCACCGGTTGAGGCTCGGAGATGTGAGGTGGATCGTGCCGGGGGTGTTCTTTTACTACGTCCCGTTGCCGGCGGTGCAGATATACAGCATGCTGACCATGGCAGCTGATGGCTGGGGGACGTCGATGAGGGCGAGTGGGGATATGGAACGGGCAAAGAGGGAGGGCATGAGGAAGGCGTGGTTTGATCTTGGGTTCTTTGTTGTTTGGATGGGGATTGTGGCTGGGGTTGTGGCGAAGGTGTTGGCTATCCACTGGGGATTGGTGTGGTATGAGAAGATGGCGTGTATAATGGTGAGCATGGGGATGGCGATgtggggtggttggagggtgaCGATTGGTGCTTCTGGATGA
- a CDS encoding hypothetical protein (EggNog:ENOG503P28A), giving the protein MAFPFSILPISAAFVLVLSSLFLSLGKSAPANGGVCYSQDLPNILAESFPNSATGVLNATLAIIPISLESARRLIPPQYRILEGAYRSLLPDFPEGMYPVMLQAAHDHDVQFRAYGITIEDFSRVGFEFPFLDFMGDGYSSFRWAPAQLISSTNDIALDGSRAYGTIVSPAEYEPLCDAYETLPNGATHFKGSSVNSAEFIELEMKRLPLNLSPYPMELFKNITNQPTFANGTTCDNMIRLFNTTMSNGEYAPRAVLGSVKARTNALFQGADKEWTEIYGVQIATPFIENNYLDCKTMQGYEGTGGPGDSFVPGGDNDDDEL; this is encoded by the exons ATGGCGTTCCCATTTTCTATCCTGCCAATCTCGGCCGCCTTTGTTCTGGTACTATCATCACTCTTCCTCAGCCTTGGGAAGTCAGCTCCGGCAAATGGCGGCGTATGCTATTCGCAAGACCTCCCAAACATACTCGCCGAATCATTTCCAAACAGTGCAACCGGAGTTCTCAATGCCACGCTGGCCATCATTCCTATCTCCCTCGAGTCAGCTCGCCGCCTGATCCCACCACAGTACCGGATCCTCGAGGGGGCTTATCGATCTTTGTTGCCAGACTTTCCAGAGGGCATGTACCCTGTCATGCTGCAAGCCGCCCACGATCACGATGTTCAGTTCAGGGCATATGGCATCACGATAGAGGACTTTTCG CGTGTTGGGTTCGAGTTTCCGTTCCTCGACTTTATGGGTGATGGATATTCCTCCTTCAGATGGGCACCAGCGCAGCTTATCAGTTCTACCAACGACATTGCTTTGGATGGATCACGAGCCTATGGTACCATTGTCTCTCCAGCCGAGTACGAGCCTCTCTGCGACGCCTACGAGACACTACCCAACGGCGCCACACACTTTAAAGGCTCAAGCGTGAACTCGGCCGAGTTTATCGAGTTGGAAATGAAGCGCCTTCCGTTGAACCTCAGCCCGTACCCGATGGAGTTGTTCaagaacatcaccaaccagccGACTTTTGCCAATGGTACGACATGCGACAACATGATCAGATTGTTCAACACGACCATGTCGAATGGGGAATATGCACCTAGGGCTGTGCTGGGTAGTGTCAAGGCGAGGACGAATGCCTTGTTCCAAGGAGCAGATAAGGAGTGGACAGAGATCTACGGGGTGCAAATCGCCACTCCGTTTATCGAGAACAACTATCTTGACTGCAAGACGATGCAGGGCTACGAGGGGACTGGTGGGCCAGGGGACTCGTTCGTCCCAGGGGgcgataatgatgatgatgagctaTGA